A window from Gallus gallus isolate bGalGal1 chromosome 5, bGalGal1.mat.broiler.GRCg7b, whole genome shotgun sequence encodes these proteins:
- the LOC107049267 gene encoding glycine N-acyltransferase-like protein 3 codes for MRILTCPAHLQRLEAALRSSLPRALPVYGAVLNINRGNPGDFEVAVDAWPNFGAVLARRRGEAPLNDSYRNLCSAFYRDVGAYRALLESPGCLRWDSAFHIFGLQDGVLTVSQDIALAKGVELEVTEYYTYLHPDPSTLPEPQLDPDVQLGTLSPAHVELLDSTWPYGGNVWSRRYLGELLRRFPHLCLQDPAGNLLGWMLSDGFAAGAHGYTVPAQRRRGLMRALTIMAARRAHGRGFPVYGHTATDNRAMQRLQEELGHRRLPGMCRFVLHNPTLARAAPGAPPGRNA; via the exons ATGCGGATCCTGACGTGCCCGGCCCACCTGCAGCGCCTGGAGGCCGCCCTGCGCAGCAGCCTGCCCCGTGCCCTGCCG GTGTATGGGGCCGTGCTGAACATCAACCGCGGCAACCCCGGGGACTTCGAGGTGGCAGTGGACGCCTGGCCCAACTTCGGCGCTGTGCTGGCGCGGCGCAGAGGAGAG GCACCGCTGAATGACAGCTACAGGAACCTGTGCAGCGCCTTCTACCGGGACGTGGGCGCCTACCGGGCCCTGCTGGAGAGCCCGGGCTGCCTGCGCTGGGACTCCGCGTTCCACATCTTCG ggctgcaggacGGCGTGCTGACGGTGTCTCAGGACATTGCTCTGGCCAAGGGCGTGGAACTGGAGGTGACCGAGTACTACACGTACCTGCACCCTGACCCCAGCACTCTACCAGAGCCACA GCTGGACCCTGATGTGCAGCTGGGCACACTGAGCCCGGCACACGTGGAGCTGCTGGACTCAACGTGGCCGTACGGGGGGAACGTGTGGAGCCGGCGCTACCTGGGGGAGCTGCTGCGCCGATTCccacacctctgcctgcaggacCCGGCCGGGAATCTGCTGGGCTGGATGCTGAGCGACGGCTTCGCGGCCGGAGCGCACGGCTACACCGTGCCGGCCCAGCGGCGCCGCGGACTGATGCGGGCGCTGACGATCATGGCTGCCCGGCGGGCGCACGGCCGCGGCTTCCCGGTGTACGGCCACACGGCCACGGATAACCGAGCGATGCAGCGGCTGCAGGAGGAGTTGGGGCACCGGCGGCTGCCGGGGATGTGCCGCTTCGTGCTGCATAACCCTACCCTGGCGCGGGCTGCGCCCGGAGCGCCCCCGGGGAGAAACGCGTGA
- the LOC107049269 gene encoding glycine N-acyltransferase-like protein 3 isoform X1: protein MRILTCPAHLQRLEAALRSSLPDALPVYGAVLNINRGNPGDFEVAVDAWPNFGAVLARRRGEAPLNDSYRNLCSAFYRDVGAYRALLESPGCLRWDSAFHILGLQDGVLTVSQDIALAKGVELEVTEYYTYLHPDPSTLPEPQLDPDVQLGTLSPAHVELLNSTWPYGGNVWSRRYLGELLRRFPHLCLQDPAGNLLGWMLTNGFAAGTHGYIVPTQRRRGLMRALTIMAARQAHGRGFPVYGHTATDNRAMQRLLEELGHRRLPGLCYFVLYNPALARAAPGAPPGSNA from the exons ATGCGGATCCTGACGTGCCCGGCCCACCTGCAGCGCCTGGAGGCCGCCCTGCGCAGCAGCCTGCCTGACGCCCTGCCG GTGTATGGGGCCGTGCTGAACATCAACCGCGGCAACCCCGGGGACTTCGAGGTGGCAGTGGACGCCTGGCCCAACTTCGGCGCTGTGCTGGCGCGGCGCAGAGGAGAG GCACCGCTGAATGACAGCTACAGGAACCTGTGCAGCGCCTTCTACCGGGACGTGGGCGCCTACCGGGCCCTGCTGGAGAGCCCGGGCTGCCTGCGCTGGGACTCCGCGTTCCACATCCTCG ggctgcaggacGGCGTGCTGACGGTGTCTCAGGACATTGCTCTGGCCAAGGGCGTGGAGCTGGAGGTGACCGAGTACTACACGTACCTGCACCCTGACCCCAGCACTCTACCAGAGCCACA GCTGGACCCTGATGTGCAGCTGGGCACACTGAGCCCGGCACACGTGGAGCTGCTGAACTCAACGTGGCCGTACGGGGGGAACGTGTGGAGCCGGCGCTACCTGGGGGAGCTGCTGCGCCGATTCccacacctctgcctgcaggacCCGGCCGGGAATCTGCTGGGCTGGATGCTGACCAACGGCTTCGCAGCGGGGACGCACGGCTACATCGTGCCGACCCAGCGGCGCCGCGGACTGATGCGGGCGCTGACGATCATGGCTGCCCGGCAGGCGCACGGCCGCGGCTTCCCGGTGTACGGCCACACGGCCACGGATAACCGAGCGATGCAGCGGCTGCTGGAGGAGTTGGGGCACCGGCGGCTGCCGGGGCTGTGCTACTTCGTGCTGTATAACCCTGCCCTGGCGCGGGCTGCGCCCGGAGCGCCCCCGGGGAGTAACGCGTGA
- the LOC124416955 gene encoding glycine N-acyltransferase-like protein 3, with translation MRILTCPAHLQHLEDALRSSLPDALPVYGAVLNINRGNPGDFEVAVDTWPNFGAVLARRRGEAPLNDSYRNRCSAFYRDVGAYRALLESPGCLRWDSAFHIFGLQDGVLTVSQDIALAKGVELEVTEYYTYLHPDPSTLPEPQLDPDVQLGTLSPAHVELLNSTWPYGGNVWSRRYLGELLRRFPHLCLQDPAGNLLGWMLTNGFAAGTHGYIVPTQRRRGLMRALTIMAARQAHGRGFPVYGHTATDNRAMQRLLEELGHRRLPGLCYFVLYNPALARAAPGAPSGRNA, from the exons ATGCGGATCCTGACGTGCCCGGCCCACCTGCAGCACCTGGAGGACGCCCTGCGCAGCAGCCTGCCTGACGCCCTGCCG GTGTATGGGGCCGTGCTGAACATCAACCGCGGCAACCCCGGGGACTTCGAGGTGGCAGTGGACACCTGGCCCAACTTCGGCGCTGTGCTGGCGCGGCGCAGAGGAGAG GCACCGCTGAATGACAGCTACAGGAACCGGTGCAGCGCCTTCTACCGGGACGTGGGCGCCTACCGGGCCCTGCTGGAGAGCCCGGGCTGCCTGCGCTGGGACTCCGCGTTCCACATCTTCG ggctgcaggacGGCGTGCTGACGGTGTCCCAGGACATTGCTCTGGCCAAGGGCGTGGAGCTGGAGGTGACCGAGTACTACACGTACCTGCACCCTGACCCCAGCACTCTACCAGAGCCACA GCTGGACCCTGATGTGCAGCTGGGCACACTGAGCCCGGCACACGTGGAGCTGCTGAACTCAACGTGGCCGTACGGGGGGAACGTGTGGAGCCGGCGCTACCTGGGGGAGCTGCTGCGCCGATTCccacacctctgcctgcaggacCCGGCCGGGAATCTGCTGGGCTGGATGCTGACCAACGGCTTCGCAGCGGGGACGCACGGCTACATCGTGCCGACCCAGCGGCGCCGCGGACTGATGCGGGCGCTGACGATCATGGCTGCCCGGCAGGCGCACGGCCGCGGCTTCCCGGTGTACGGCCACACGGCCACGGATAACCGAGCGATGCAGCGGCTGCTGGAGGAGTTGGGGCACCGGCGGCTGCCGGGGCTGTGCTACTTCGTGCTGTATAACCCTGCCCTGGCGCGGGCTGCGCCCGGAGCGCCCTCGGGGAGAAACGCGTGA
- the LOC107049269 gene encoding glycine N-acyltransferase-like protein 3 isoform X2, with protein MSLHRRAMRILTCPAHLQRLEAALRSSLPDALPVYGAVLNINRGNPGDFEVAVDAWPNFGAVLARRRGEAPLNDSYRNLCSAFYRDVGAYRALLESPGCLRWDSAFHILGLQDGVLTVSQDIALAKGVELEVTEYYTYLHPDPSTLPEPQLDPDVQLGTLSPAHVELLNSTWPYGGNVWSRRYLGELLRRFPHLCLQDPAGNLLGWMLTNGFAAGTHGYIVPTQRRRGLMRALTIMAARQAHGRGFPVYGHTATDNRAMQRLLEELGHRRLPGLCYFVLYNPALARAAPGAPPGSNA; from the exons ATGAGTCTGCATAGAAG GGCCATGCGGATCCTGACGTGCCCGGCCCACCTGCAGCGCCTGGAGGCCGCCCTGCGCAGCAGCCTGCCTGACGCCCTGCCG GTGTATGGGGCCGTGCTGAACATCAACCGCGGCAACCCCGGGGACTTCGAGGTGGCAGTGGACGCCTGGCCCAACTTCGGCGCTGTGCTGGCGCGGCGCAGAGGAGAG GCACCGCTGAATGACAGCTACAGGAACCTGTGCAGCGCCTTCTACCGGGACGTGGGCGCCTACCGGGCCCTGCTGGAGAGCCCGGGCTGCCTGCGCTGGGACTCCGCGTTCCACATCCTCG ggctgcaggacGGCGTGCTGACGGTGTCTCAGGACATTGCTCTGGCCAAGGGCGTGGAGCTGGAGGTGACCGAGTACTACACGTACCTGCACCCTGACCCCAGCACTCTACCAGAGCCACA GCTGGACCCTGATGTGCAGCTGGGCACACTGAGCCCGGCACACGTGGAGCTGCTGAACTCAACGTGGCCGTACGGGGGGAACGTGTGGAGCCGGCGCTACCTGGGGGAGCTGCTGCGCCGATTCccacacctctgcctgcaggacCCGGCCGGGAATCTGCTGGGCTGGATGCTGACCAACGGCTTCGCAGCGGGGACGCACGGCTACATCGTGCCGACCCAGCGGCGCCGCGGACTGATGCGGGCGCTGACGATCATGGCTGCCCGGCAGGCGCACGGCCGCGGCTTCCCGGTGTACGGCCACACGGCCACGGATAACCGAGCGATGCAGCGGCTGCTGGAGGAGTTGGGGCACCGGCGGCTGCCGGGGCTGTGCTACTTCGTGCTGTATAACCCTGCCCTGGCGCGGGCTGCGCCCGGAGCGCCCCCGGGGAGTAACGCGTGA